The Corvus hawaiiensis isolate bCorHaw1 chromosome 2, bCorHaw1.pri.cur, whole genome shotgun sequence genome includes a window with the following:
- the LOC125321153 gene encoding high affinity choline transporter 1-like, whose translation MALNIPGLVSVSVFFTLTLATGIWASWKSRKDQQNRNPTEMAMVGGRNINVFLGLFTATATWVGGAYIESTAEIVYLPSKGLLWVQAPLGFALSLAIGGFFFVNPMRSKNYMTVMDPLQETYGNMMGTLLFIPPLLGEVFWFAAILASLGATMRVILDIGGSLAITISACTVILYTLQGGLYSVAYTDVIQMVFITLSLASPVHFFVTSFLTKGKNPALIFGMSQTKINFLHLQVLFRRTGFLKNVTVFISLCTLCISDCAHTSHWPCWVNTERSAQKWICIPFALVNSATESIYYTATHQSYQDPWIGKIEKHYLGRWLDDFFYLVLGSIPWQTYFQRVLSAASTGQARLISYLSGLGCFAMAIPSVLIGAVAASTDWNQTSYGLPSPFERGESAMILPLVLQHLCPAYISITGLGAIAAAAMSSADSALLSTGSMFAHNIYRKILRKKASETEVLWAMRTSMLVFGAGAAGLAFYSSSVYDLWFLSGELVYALLFPQLCCALFAPSTNTYGSAAGFLVGLLLRLLAGEPALSIPPVILYPACSLVNGTYSQLFPFKTFTVLLTVGTILAVSYLAKALFQRNLLPRSWDVCNIMGGTSILIPLQQVEKQECFPTTALEEKHN comes from the exons ATGGCTCTAAATATACCAGGCTTAGTATCTGTGAGTGTATTTTTTACGTTAACTTTAGCTACTGGAATTTGGGCttcttggaaaagcagaaaggatcAGCAGAACAGGAACCCAACAGAGATGGCCATGGTTGGAGGCAGGAATATAAATGTTTTCCTTGGATTGTTTACTGCAACAG CCACCTGGGTTGGAGGAGCATATATCGAGAGCACAGCTGAAATCGTCTACCTGCCTTCAAAAGGATTATTGTGGGTCCAGGCACCTCTGGGATTTGCCTTGTCCCTTGCTATTG GTGGTTTCTTCTTTGTAAATCCAATGAGATCCAAGAATTACATGACAGTGATGGACCCCCTTCAAGAAACTTATGGGAACATGATGGGAACCTTACTCTTCATTCCGCCACTGCTAGGAGAGGTGTTCTGGTTTGCAGCTATCCTGGCATCCCTGG GAGCAACAATGAGGGTCATCTTGGATATTGGAGGCTCTTTGGCTATCACCATCTCGGCATGCACTGTCATACTTTACACTCTACAGGGAGGCCTCTACTCCGTTGCCTACACTGATGTCATCCAGATGGTTTTCATTACCCTCAGCCTGGCAAGTCCTGTGCATTTCTTTGTTACCAGTTTTCTAACTAAAGGGAAAAATCCTGCTCTTATTTTTGGCATGTCTCAGACCAAAATCAACTTCCTTCACCTACAGGTCCTCTTTAGGAGAACAGGTTTCCTGAAAAATGTTACAGTCTTTATAAGTCTTTGTACCTTATGCATTTCAGACTGTGCTCACACAAGCCATTGGCCTTGCTGGGTGAACACAGAAAGGTCTGCACAAAAG TGGATCTGTATCCCCTTTGCCCTGGTGAATTCTGCAACGGAAAGTATTTATTACACTGCAACCCATCAATCTTACCAAGACCCTTGGATTGGGAAGATAGAAAAACACTATCTTGGAAGATGGCTGGATGACTTCTTCTACTTG GTGCTTGGGAGCATCCCGTGGCAGACTTACTTCCAAAGGGTGCTCTCTGCTGCCTCGACAGGACAGGCAAGGCTCATCTCCTACCTCTCTGGACTCGGGTGCTTTGCAATGGCCATCCCCTCGGTGCTCATCGGGGCAGTTGCAGCATCAACAG ACTGGAATCAGACAAGCTATGGTCTTCCCAGTCCATTCGAGAGAGGGGAGTCAGCAATGATACTGCCACTTGTTTTGCAACATCTCTGCCCAGCGTATATCTCCATTACTGGTTTGGGggccattgctgctgctgcgaTGTCTTCTGCAGATTCAGCTCTTCTCTCCACTGGCTCCATGTTTGCTCACAATATCTACAGGAAAATCCTGAGGAAAAAG GCTTCAGAGACAGAGGTGTTGTGGGCCATGAGGACCTCCATGTTGGTgtttggggctggggctgctggtctGGCTTTTTACTCCAGCTCTGTGTATGACCTCTGGTTCCTCAGTGGGGAGCTGGTGTACGCCCttctcttcccccagctctgctgtgccctcTTTGCTCCCAGCACGAACACCTATGGATCAGCTGCTGGCTTCTTGGTTGGGCTCCTGCTGCGGCTACTGGCAGGGGAGCCTGCCCTGAGCATCCCCCCAGTCATCCTCTACCCAGCCTGCTCCCTGGTGAACGGGACCTACAGCCAGCTCTTCCCCTTTAAAACATTCACCGTGCTTCTCACCGTGGGCACCATCCTTGCCGTTTCATACCTGGCCAAGGCTTTGTTTCAGAGAAACCTCCTCCCTCGCAGCTGGGATGTTTGCAATATCATGGGGGGAACGAGCATTCTCATCCCCTTGCAGCAGGTGGAGAAACAGGAGTGTTTCCCAACCACTGCACTAGAAGAGAAACACAATTAA